A window from Pseudomonas moraviensis encodes these proteins:
- a CDS encoding thiolase family protein has protein sequence MREVVIVDSVRTGLAKSFRGKFNQTRPDDMAAHCVNALLTRNDIDPASVEDCIVGAGSNEGAQGYNIGRNVAVLSRLGTGTAGMTLNRFCSSGLQAIAIAANQIASGCSEIIVAGGVESISLTLKSVNTDHLINPLLKQQTPGIYYTMGQTAEVVARRYGVSREAQDRYALQSQMRTAQAQAAGLFDDEIVPMAVKYRVEDKTSGEVQIVDGVVERDDCNRPDTTYESLAGLKPVFADDGSVTAGNSSQLSDGASMTLVMSLDKALELGLKPKAFFRGFTVAGCEPDEMGIGPVFSVPKLLKAKGLQVADIDLWELNEAFASQCLYSRDRLEIDNEKYNVNGGSISIGHPFGMTGSRQVGHLVRELQRRNLRYGIVTMCVGGGMGATGLFEAVR, from the coding sequence ATGCGTGAAGTGGTGATCGTCGACAGCGTGCGGACCGGCCTGGCCAAATCCTTTCGCGGCAAGTTCAACCAGACCCGCCCCGATGACATGGCGGCCCACTGCGTCAATGCGCTGCTGACACGCAACGATATCGACCCGGCCAGCGTCGAGGATTGCATCGTTGGCGCCGGCTCCAACGAAGGCGCGCAGGGCTACAACATCGGCCGCAACGTCGCGGTGCTCTCACGATTGGGCACCGGTACTGCCGGCATGACCCTCAACCGCTTCTGCTCGTCGGGCCTGCAGGCGATTGCGATTGCCGCCAACCAGATCGCCTCCGGTTGCAGCGAGATCATCGTTGCCGGCGGCGTCGAGTCGATCAGCCTGACCCTGAAAAGCGTCAACACCGATCACCTGATCAACCCTCTGCTCAAGCAGCAGACCCCCGGCATCTACTACACCATGGGCCAGACCGCAGAAGTGGTGGCGCGCCGTTACGGTGTCAGCCGCGAAGCGCAGGATCGTTATGCGCTGCAAAGCCAGATGCGTACGGCGCAAGCGCAAGCAGCCGGCCTGTTCGATGACGAAATCGTGCCGATGGCGGTGAAATACCGCGTCGAGGACAAGACCAGCGGTGAGGTGCAGATTGTCGACGGCGTCGTCGAGCGCGACGACTGCAACCGTCCGGACACGACCTACGAAAGCCTTGCCGGTTTGAAGCCGGTATTCGCCGACGACGGTTCGGTGACGGCGGGCAATTCATCACAGCTGTCCGACGGTGCGTCGATGACGCTGGTGATGAGTCTGGACAAAGCCTTGGAGCTGGGGCTCAAACCCAAAGCGTTTTTCCGCGGTTTCACTGTGGCCGGTTGCGAGCCGGACGAAATGGGCATTGGCCCGGTGTTCTCGGTGCCGAAACTGCTCAAGGCCAAGGGCCTGCAAGTGGCGGATATCGATCTGTGGGAATTGAACGAGGCGTTCGCTTCGCAGTGCCTGTACAGCCGCGATCGGCTGGAGATCGACAACGAGAAGTACAACGTCAATGGCGGCTCGATTTCCATCGGCCACCCGTTCGGCATGACCGGCTCGCGCCAGGTCGGGCATCTGGTTCGCGAGTTGCAGCGGCGCAATCTGCGTTACGGCATCGTCACCATGTGTGTGGGTGGCGGGATGGGGGCGACGGGGTTGTTTGAGGCGGTGCGCTAA
- a CDS encoding DUF6316 family protein, with product MYAMRAEDSAPATRFRSDRVCRVNGELYFSTRENTLEGPFDSQVIEREIQAYIARMQRQDSNRTTG from the coding sequence ATGTACGCCATGCGCGCCGAAGACAGCGCCCCCGCCACCCGTTTTCGCAGCGACCGTGTGTGTCGGGTCAATGGCGAGCTGTATTTCAGCACCCGGGAAAATACCCTTGAAGGGCCGTTTGACAGTCAGGTGATTGAGCGGGAGATTCAGGCTTATATCGCGCGGATGCAGCGGCAGGATTCCAATCGGACAACCGGTTGA
- a CDS encoding DMT family transporter, which yields MHISSGRWVYGLFLALLTAFLWGILPIKLKQVLLVMDPVTVTWFRLLVSGGCLFIYLASVKRLPSRKVLGPKGGWLVLMAVLGLVGNYVLYLMGLNLLSPGTAQLVVQMGPIMLLIASLFVFRERFSIGQGIGLLVLLIGFGLFFNQRLAELLTSLSDYTAGVLLVLLASTVWTFYALGQKQLLTVWNSLQVMMVIYLFCALLLTPWVHPLEALALSPLQGWLLLACCMNTLIAYGAFAEALAHWEASRVSATLAITPLVTFVAVAIAARIWPEYVHAEQINALGYGGAVLVVLGSALVALGPSLIAGLRARRLKMAAS from the coding sequence ATGCACATTTCATCGGGGCGCTGGGTATACGGACTGTTCCTGGCGCTGCTGACCGCGTTTCTGTGGGGCATCCTGCCGATCAAGCTCAAACAGGTGCTGCTGGTGATGGACCCGGTCACGGTGACCTGGTTTCGCCTGTTGGTGTCCGGCGGCTGCCTGTTCATCTATCTGGCCTCGGTCAAACGCCTGCCGAGTCGCAAGGTGCTCGGCCCCAAGGGCGGCTGGCTGGTGCTGATGGCCGTGCTGGGGCTGGTCGGCAATTACGTGCTGTACCTGATGGGCCTCAACCTGCTCAGCCCCGGCACCGCGCAACTGGTGGTGCAAATGGGCCCGATCATGTTGCTGATTGCCAGCCTGTTCGTGTTCAGGGAACGCTTCAGCATCGGCCAGGGCATCGGCTTGCTGGTGCTGCTGATAGGCTTTGGTCTGTTCTTCAATCAGCGCCTGGCCGAACTGCTGACCTCGCTGTCCGATTACACCGCTGGCGTGCTGTTGGTGTTGCTGGCGTCGACCGTCTGGACCTTTTACGCGCTGGGCCAGAAGCAATTGCTGACGGTGTGGAATTCGTTGCAGGTGATGATGGTGATCTACCTGTTCTGCGCGCTGTTGCTGACGCCGTGGGTGCATCCGCTGGAAGCGCTGGCGCTGAGCCCGCTGCAGGGCTGGCTGTTGCTGGCGTGTTGCATGAATACCTTGATCGCTTACGGCGCATTCGCCGAAGCGCTGGCGCATTGGGAAGCGTCGCGGGTCAGTGCGACGCTGGCGATCACGCCGTTGGTGACGTTTGTTGCGGTGGCCATTGCGGCGCGGATCTGGCCCGAGTATGTGCATGCCGAGCAGATCAATGCCCTGGGCTATGGCGGGGCGGTGCTGGTGGTGCTGGGTTCGGCGCTGGTGGCGCTGGGGCCATCGTTGATTGCCGGGCTCAGGGCGCGGCGGCTGAAGATGGCAGCCAGTTAA
- a CDS encoding class II fumarate hydratase: MSRIETDSLGQIEVPDDAYWGAQTQRSLINFAIGQERMPLPVLHALALIKKAAARVNDRNGDLPADIARLIEQAADEVLAGEHDEQFPLVVWQTGSGTQSNMNVNEVIAGRANELAGNPRGGKSPVHPNDHVNRSQSSNDCFPTAMSIATAKAVQEQLLPAIAELSGGLAELAARHMKLVKTGRTHMMDATPITFGQELSGFIAQLDYAERAIRAALPAVCELAQGGTAVGTGLNSPHGFGEAIAAELAALSGLPFVTAPNKFAALAGHEPLVTLSGALKTLAVALMKIANDLRLLGSGPRAGFAEVKLPANEPGSSIMPGKVNPTQCEALSMLACQVLGNDVAIGIAASQGHLQLNVFKPVIIHNLLQSIRLLGDGCSNFQQHCIAGLEPDAEAMAKHLERGLMLVTALNPHIGYDKSAEIAKKAYSEGLTLREAALQLGYLSDEEFDAWVRPENMIEAGAKG, from the coding sequence ATGAGCCGTATCGAAACCGACAGCCTGGGCCAGATCGAAGTCCCGGACGACGCTTACTGGGGTGCTCAGACGCAACGCTCGCTGATCAACTTCGCCATTGGTCAGGAACGCATGCCGCTACCGGTGCTGCATGCCCTGGCGCTAATCAAGAAAGCCGCCGCGCGGGTCAACGACCGCAACGGCGATCTGCCCGCCGACATCGCCCGCCTGATCGAACAGGCCGCCGATGAAGTCCTCGCCGGTGAGCACGACGAGCAGTTTCCGCTGGTGGTCTGGCAGACCGGCAGCGGCACCCAGAGCAACATGAACGTCAACGAGGTGATCGCCGGCCGCGCCAATGAACTGGCCGGCAACCCGCGCGGCGGCAAGTCGCCGGTGCACCCGAACGATCACGTCAACCGCTCGCAAAGCTCCAACGACTGCTTCCCTACCGCCATGAGCATCGCCACCGCCAAAGCGGTGCAGGAACAGCTGCTGCCGGCGATTGCCGAGTTGTCCGGCGGCCTCGCTGAACTGGCGGCGCGCCATATGAAACTGGTGAAGACCGGGCGCACGCACATGATGGACGCGACGCCGATCACCTTCGGTCAGGAGCTGTCCGGGTTCATCGCGCAACTGGATTACGCCGAGCGCGCGATTCGTGCCGCGCTGCCGGCTGTCTGCGAGCTGGCGCAGGGCGGCACTGCGGTCGGCACCGGGCTGAATTCGCCCCACGGCTTCGGTGAGGCGATTGCCGCCGAGCTCGCTGCGCTGTCCGGCTTGCCGTTCGTCACCGCGCCGAACAAATTTGCCGCGCTGGCCGGCCATGAGCCGCTGGTCACCCTGTCCGGTGCGCTGAAAACCCTCGCTGTGGCGCTGATGAAAATTGCCAACGACCTGCGTCTGCTGGGCTCGGGTCCGCGCGCGGGGTTCGCGGAAGTGAAGCTGCCGGCCAACGAACCGGGCAGCTCGATCATGCCCGGCAAGGTCAACCCGACCCAGTGCGAAGCGCTGTCGATGCTCGCCTGTCAGGTGCTCGGCAACGACGTGGCGATCGGTATTGCTGCGAGCCAGGGGCACTTGCAGTTGAACGTGTTCAAACCAGTGATCATCCACAACCTGCTGCAATCGATCCGCTTGCTCGGCGATGGCTGCAGCAACTTCCAGCAGCACTGCATCGCCGGACTCGAGCCGGATGCCGAGGCCATGGCCAAACATCTGGAGCGTGGGCTGATGCTGGTGACTGCACTGAACCCGCACATCGGTTATGACAAATCGGCGGAGATCGCCAAGAAGGCCTACAGCGAAGGCCTGACTTTGCGTGAGGCGGCGTTGCAATTGGGTTATCTGAGCGATGAAGAGTTCGATGCGTGGGTGCGGCCGGAGAACATGATCGAAGCGGGCGCCAAGGGCTAG
- a CDS encoding DUF2059 domain-containing protein, protein MTRLRAICTAVALVCASGQVLADTASHNASAEAFLTLAHADKLGTPVYMQVQQMFAQRFEQTKAPESKKAVLETYQAKANAALDQAIGWNKLKPDMVKLYTSNFSESELKDLVAFYQSPLGKKVLEKMPQLTQQSAQMTQGKLESAVPVVNKLLDDMTKELDPTGAAAPAKKK, encoded by the coding sequence ATGACTCGTCTTCGCGCCATCTGTACCGCGGTTGCACTGGTTTGCGCCAGCGGCCAGGTGCTTGCCGATACCGCCAGCCACAACGCCAGTGCCGAAGCTTTCCTGACGCTGGCTCACGCTGACAAGCTGGGCACCCCGGTGTACATGCAAGTGCAGCAAATGTTCGCCCAGCGCTTTGAACAGACCAAAGCGCCGGAGTCGAAGAAAGCCGTTCTCGAAACCTACCAGGCCAAGGCCAACGCCGCGCTGGACCAGGCCATCGGCTGGAACAAGCTCAAGCCGGACATGGTCAAGCTCTACACCAGCAACTTCAGCGAATCCGAGCTGAAGGATCTGGTGGCTTTCTACCAGTCGCCACTGGGCAAGAAAGTCCTCGAAAAAATGCCGCAGCTGACCCAGCAGTCGGCGCAGATGACCCAGGGCAAACTGGAAAGCGCGGTGCCTGTGGTCAACAAGCTGCTCGACGACATGACCAAAGAGCTGGACCCGACAGGTGCTGCTGCGCCGGCCAAGAAGAAGTAA
- a CDS encoding BolA family protein, which yields MTMQQRIESTLALLQPEHLQVLDESHMHSRGLQTHYKAVVVSTQFEGLNRVKRHQKVYGTLGELMGEFHALALHTYTPQEWAELDGAPASPTCAGGSKH from the coding sequence ATGACCATGCAACAACGCATCGAATCGACGCTGGCTTTGTTACAGCCTGAGCACCTGCAAGTGCTGGACGAAAGCCACATGCACAGTCGCGGGTTACAGACCCACTACAAGGCTGTGGTGGTCAGCACGCAGTTCGAAGGCCTGAACCGGGTCAAGCGTCACCAGAAAGTCTACGGCACGCTCGGCGAGCTGATGGGCGAGTTCCATGCGTTGGCGCTGCACACCTATACCCCGCAGGAATGGGCAGAGCTCGATGGCGCCCCGGCGTCGCCGACCTGTGCTGGCGGTAGCAAACACTGA
- a CDS encoding rhodanese-related sulfurtransferase → MTQPIVVAALYKFVTLEDYVDLREPLLQAMVYNGIKGTLLIAEEGINGTVSGSREGIDGLLAWLKNDPRMVDIDHKESYCDEQPFYRTKVKLKKEIVTLGVEGVDPNKKVGTYVEPQDWNALISDPEVLLIDTRNDYEVSIGTFEGAIDPKTTSFREFPDYIKEHFDPAVHKKVAMFCTGGIRCEKASSYMLGEGFEEVYHLKGGILKYLEEVPQEETKWRGDCFVFDNRVTVRHDLTEGDYDQCHACRTPVSVEDRASEHYVAGISCPHCWDKLSEKTRRSAIDRQKQIELAKARNQPHPIGYNYKQASTEA, encoded by the coding sequence ATGACACAACCGATTGTCGTGGCGGCACTGTATAAGTTCGTCACCCTCGAAGATTACGTTGACCTGCGCGAGCCCCTGCTGCAAGCGATGGTCTACAACGGCATCAAAGGCACCCTGTTGATCGCCGAAGAAGGCATCAACGGCACGGTTTCCGGCAGCCGTGAGGGTATCGATGGTCTGCTCGCCTGGCTGAAGAACGATCCGCGCATGGTCGATATCGACCACAAGGAATCCTACTGCGACGAGCAGCCGTTCTACCGCACCAAGGTCAAGCTGAAGAAAGAGATCGTCACCCTCGGCGTCGAAGGCGTTGACCCGAACAAGAAGGTCGGCACCTACGTCGAGCCGCAGGACTGGAATGCGCTGATCAGCGACCCGGAAGTGCTGCTGATCGACACGCGCAACGATTACGAAGTGTCGATCGGCACCTTCGAAGGCGCCATCGATCCGAAAACCACCAGTTTTCGCGAGTTTCCCGACTACATCAAAGAACACTTCGACCCGGCCGTGCACAAGAAGGTCGCGATGTTCTGCACCGGCGGCATTCGCTGCGAAAAAGCCTCGAGCTACATGCTCGGCGAAGGTTTCGAAGAGGTCTACCACCTCAAGGGCGGCATTCTGAAATACCTCGAAGAGGTGCCGCAGGAAGAAACCAAGTGGCGCGGCGACTGTTTCGTCTTCGACAACCGCGTGACCGTGCGTCACGACCTGACGGAAGGCGACTACGATCAATGTCATGCCTGCCGCACACCGGTCAGCGTTGAGGATCGCGCCTCCGAGCACTACGTCGCCGGCATCAGTTGCCCGCATTGCTGGGACAAGCTCAGCGAGAAGACCCGGCGCAGCGCCATCGATCGGCAAAAGCAGATCGAACTGGCCAAGGCGCGCAACCAGCCGCACCCGATCGGCTACAACTATAAGCAAGCATCCACCGAGGCTTAA
- a CDS encoding DsbA family protein has product MCSWCWGFAPVAKALVEQAQAAGVELHLVVGGLRTGSGSALEPTTRRYILEHWQAVTEATGQPFKFDGALPDGFVYDTEPACRAIVTARSLAPDCAWTLVGLIQQAFYAEGRDVTQASVLVELAEQAGVPRIEFAALFDHAEQHKATQADFSWVQDLGIAGFPTLLAERNGQLALLTNGYQPLSELSPLLGRWLERAACV; this is encoded by the coding sequence ATGTGTTCGTGGTGCTGGGGATTTGCTCCGGTGGCCAAGGCACTGGTCGAGCAGGCGCAGGCAGCCGGGGTCGAGCTGCATCTGGTGGTTGGCGGGTTGCGTACCGGCAGCGGTTCGGCGCTGGAGCCGACCACGCGACGCTACATTCTTGAGCACTGGCAAGCGGTCACCGAGGCCACCGGCCAGCCGTTCAAATTCGACGGCGCGTTGCCTGACGGATTCGTCTACGACACCGAACCGGCCTGTCGCGCCATCGTGACCGCGCGCAGTCTGGCGCCGGATTGCGCGTGGACGTTGGTCGGGCTGATCCAGCAGGCGTTCTATGCCGAAGGTCGCGATGTCACTCAGGCCAGCGTGCTGGTCGAACTGGCGGAGCAGGCCGGTGTGCCGCGTATCGAATTCGCCGCGCTGTTCGATCATGCCGAGCAGCACAAGGCGACCCAGGCCGATTTCAGCTGGGTGCAGGATCTGGGCATCGCCGGATTCCCGACCCTGCTCGCCGAGCGCAACGGTCAACTGGCGCTGCTGACCAACGGCTATCAACCGCTCAGCGAGCTGTCGCCATTGCTCGGCCGCTGGCTGGAGCGCGCGGCCTGTGTCTGA
- a CDS encoding ABC transporter ATP-binding protein: MSDRADDTPAVERVDRLSWAEVRRLALHHKKSLWIANGVAVLATLCSVPIPLLLPLLVDEVLLGHGDAALKVMNHFLPSMWQQAAGYIGLMLVVTLTLRCSALCFGVLQSRLFARLAKDIVYRIRVRLIERLKRISLGEYESLGSGTVTTHLVTDLDTLDKFVGETLSRFLVAMLTLVGTASILMWMHWKLALLILLFNPLVIYATVQLGKRVKHLKKLENDSTSRFTQALSETLDAIQEVRAGNRQGYFLGRLGLRAQEVRNYAVNSQWKTDASNRASGLLFQFGIDIFRAAAMLTVLFSDLSIGQMLAVFSYLWFMIGPVEQLLNLQYAYYAAGGALARINELLARADEPQYPGGVDPFKGRDTVGIEVQGLSFGYGDELVLDQMNLSILPGEKVAIVGASGGGKSTLVQLLLGLYTPAAGTIRFGGSTQQEIGLETVRENVAVVLQHPALFNDSVRANLTMGRIRSDEACWQALEIAQMASTIRALPDGLDSIVGRSGVRLSGGQRQRLAIARMILAEPKVVILDEATSALDAATEYNLHQAMAKFLNGRTTLIIAHRLSAVKQADRVLVFDGGQIAEDGDHRQLIADGGLYAKLYGNLQQH; encoded by the coding sequence GTGTCTGACCGGGCCGATGACACGCCAGCCGTAGAGCGTGTCGACCGGCTGAGCTGGGCCGAAGTCCGGCGTCTGGCATTGCATCACAAGAAATCCCTGTGGATCGCCAACGGCGTGGCTGTGCTGGCGACGTTGTGCAGTGTGCCGATTCCGTTGCTGCTGCCATTGCTGGTCGACGAAGTCCTGCTCGGCCACGGCGATGCGGCACTGAAAGTCATGAACCATTTCCTGCCGAGCATGTGGCAGCAGGCGGCGGGTTATATCGGCCTGATGCTGGTGGTGACCCTGACTCTGCGTTGCAGCGCCCTGTGTTTTGGTGTTTTGCAGTCGCGGCTGTTCGCGCGGCTGGCCAAGGACATCGTCTACCGGATTCGCGTGCGTCTGATCGAACGGCTCAAGCGTATCTCACTCGGCGAATACGAAAGCCTTGGCAGCGGTACGGTGACGACGCATCTGGTCACCGATCTGGACACGCTGGATAAATTCGTCGGCGAAACCCTTAGCCGCTTCCTTGTGGCCATGCTGACCCTGGTCGGCACCGCCAGCATCCTGATGTGGATGCACTGGAAGCTGGCGCTGCTGATTCTGCTGTTCAACCCGTTGGTGATCTACGCCACGGTGCAGTTGGGCAAACGTGTCAAACATCTGAAGAAACTGGAGAACGACAGCACTTCGCGCTTCACCCAGGCGCTGAGTGAAACCCTCGATGCGATTCAGGAAGTGCGCGCCGGCAACCGCCAGGGCTATTTCCTCGGGCGCCTCGGGTTGCGAGCGCAGGAAGTGCGCAACTACGCGGTCAACTCGCAGTGGAAAACCGACGCCTCGAATCGCGCCAGTGGTTTGCTGTTCCAGTTCGGCATCGACATCTTCCGCGCAGCAGCGATGCTCACCGTGCTGTTTTCCGACCTGTCGATCGGCCAGATGCTCGCAGTGTTCAGTTACCTGTGGTTCATGATCGGCCCGGTCGAACAGTTGCTTAACCTGCAATACGCCTACTACGCGGCGGGCGGCGCACTGGCGCGGATCAATGAACTGCTGGCGCGCGCCGACGAGCCGCAGTATCCCGGCGGCGTCGATCCGTTCAAGGGCCGCGACACCGTCGGCATCGAGGTGCAAGGCCTGAGCTTCGGTTATGGCGACGAGCTGGTGCTGGATCAGATGAACCTGTCGATCCTGCCCGGCGAGAAAGTCGCGATTGTCGGCGCCAGCGGCGGCGGCAAGAGTACCTTGGTGCAGCTGCTGTTGGGCCTGTACACGCCAGCGGCGGGGACCATCCGCTTCGGCGGCTCGACCCAGCAGGAAATCGGTCTGGAGACGGTGCGCGAGAACGTCGCGGTGGTGCTGCAGCATCCGGCACTGTTCAACGACAGCGTGCGCGCCAACCTGACCATGGGCCGGATTCGCAGCGACGAAGCCTGCTGGCAGGCTCTGGAAATTGCGCAAATGGCCTCGACCATCCGCGCGCTGCCAGATGGCCTCGACAGCATCGTCGGTCGTTCCGGCGTGCGTTTGTCCGGCGGCCAGCGCCAACGTCTGGCGATCGCACGGATGATCCTCGCCGAGCCGAAAGTGGTCATTCTCGACGAAGCCACCTCGGCCCTCGACGCCGCCACCGAGTACAACCTGCATCAGGCGATGGCGAAATTTCTCAACGGTCGCACCACATTGATCATTGCCCATCGCCTTTCGGCGGTTAAGCAGGCGGACCGGGTGCTGGTGTTCGACGGCGGGCAGATCGCCGAGGACGGCGACCATCGCCAACTGATCGCCGACGGCGGTCTGTACGCCAAGCTCTACGGCAACTTGCAACAGCACTGA
- a CDS encoding EAL domain-containing protein yields MKQKQTLGTPRLLGIVWPFIAVVVFQALLGGVSLYVLSAVRGYVAGESLWSKGQKDAIYYLNLYADSRDEAIYRKYLTAIAVPQGGHELRLALDRQPPDLQAAREGILKGGNHPDDVSSLIWLYLNFRHFSYLETAIDRWTIGDAYLDRLHEVAQEMHQGIARNQASPGDVQRWKVQIFAINDAVTPAARAFSDALGEGSRVIMRILLFTNLATALGLIVLALWRTHKLLKQRHEFAQALQLEKDRAHITLQSIGDGVITTDVNGAIDYMNPAAEAMTHWKAEQAAGLPLSALFNLLDENAQTEGLTLIEHILSGQLSGGSEHSKLIQRLDGSTLSVTLVGAPIRNAGNVSGTVLVLHDMTQERQYIANLSWQATHDALTGLANRREFEYRLEQALHNLTRQPGRHALMFLDLDQFKLVNDTCGHAAGDELLRHICTLLQSGLREGDTLARLGGDEFGILLENCPPEVAEKIAESLRQTVQNLHFVWKGRPFLTTVSIGLVHVAQNPTTLEASLRAADMACYMAKEKGRNRVQVYHADDSELSMRFGEMAWVQRLHMALEENRFCLYAQQIAPLKPQPGQAGHIEILLRLHDESGRMILPDSFIPAAERYGLMTQLDRWVVQNVFKVIAQCIEQEHELPLAMCAINLSGITIGDDAFLHFLREQFVNYAIPPEMICFEITETSAIANLGSAIRFINELKGLGCHFSLDDFCAGMSSFAYLKHLPVDFLKIDGSFVKDMLDDPINRAMVEVINHIGHVMGKQTIAEFVETNQIEQALLEIGVDYAQGYVIERPQLFTCDSLQSRPARPQPLLFKAPGTFR; encoded by the coding sequence ATGAAGCAAAAGCAGACTCTGGGAACACCACGGTTGTTGGGTATCGTCTGGCCCTTTATTGCTGTCGTGGTGTTCCAGGCATTACTCGGGGGCGTGAGCCTTTACGTGCTTTCGGCCGTGCGTGGCTACGTGGCTGGAGAAAGCCTGTGGTCCAAGGGCCAGAAAGACGCCATCTATTATTTGAACCTCTACGCCGACAGCCGTGACGAGGCGATCTACCGCAAGTACCTGACGGCCATCGCCGTGCCCCAGGGCGGGCACGAATTGCGCTTGGCGCTGGATCGTCAGCCGCCGGATCTGCAGGCCGCGCGCGAAGGCATACTCAAGGGCGGCAATCACCCCGACGACGTTTCCAGCCTGATCTGGCTGTACCTCAATTTTCGTCACTTCAGTTATCTCGAAACCGCCATCGATCGCTGGACGATCGGCGACGCGTATCTGGACCGATTGCACGAAGTCGCGCAGGAGATGCATCAGGGCATTGCCCGGAACCAGGCCAGCCCCGGCGATGTGCAGCGCTGGAAAGTGCAGATCTTCGCCATCAACGATGCCGTGACCCCGGCAGCCAGGGCTTTCAGCGATGCCTTGGGCGAAGGGTCGCGGGTGATCATGCGGATTTTGCTGTTCACCAACCTGGCCACCGCGCTGGGTCTGATCGTGCTGGCGCTGTGGCGCACGCACAAACTGCTCAAACAACGACATGAGTTTGCCCAGGCACTGCAACTGGAGAAGGATCGCGCGCATATCACCTTGCAGTCGATTGGCGATGGCGTGATCACCACCGACGTCAACGGCGCGATCGATTACATGAACCCGGCCGCCGAAGCCATGACCCACTGGAAGGCCGAGCAGGCGGCGGGCCTGCCGCTGTCGGCGCTGTTCAACCTGCTCGACGAGAATGCCCAGACCGAAGGGCTGACCTTGATCGAGCACATTCTCAGCGGTCAGCTCAGCGGCGGCAGCGAGCATTCCAAATTGATTCAGCGTCTGGATGGCAGCACGTTGTCGGTGACCCTGGTCGGTGCGCCGATCCGCAATGCCGGCAATGTCAGCGGCACCGTGCTGGTGTTGCACGACATGACCCAGGAGCGGCAGTACATCGCCAATCTGTCCTGGCAGGCGACCCATGATGCGCTGACCGGGCTGGCCAACCGCCGCGAATTCGAATATCGCCTCGAACAGGCCTTGCACAACCTGACACGCCAGCCCGGGCGGCATGCGCTGATGTTCCTCGACCTGGACCAGTTCAAACTGGTCAACGACACCTGCGGCCATGCGGCAGGCGATGAGTTGTTGCGGCATATCTGCACGCTGCTGCAATCGGGCCTGCGCGAGGGCGACACGCTGGCGCGGCTGGGCGGCGACGAATTTGGCATCCTGCTGGAGAACTGCCCGCCGGAGGTGGCGGAGAAGATTGCCGAGAGCCTGCGCCAGACCGTGCAGAACCTGCATTTTGTCTGGAAAGGGCGGCCGTTTCTGACCACGGTCAGTATCGGCCTGGTCCACGTGGCGCAGAATCCGACCACCCTTGAGGCCTCGCTGCGGGCGGCGGACATGGCCTGCTACATGGCCAAGGAAAAGGGTCGCAATCGCGTGCAGGTCTACCACGCCGACGATTCCGAACTGTCCATGCGCTTCGGTGAAATGGCCTGGGTGCAACGGCTGCACATGGCGCTGGAGGAAAACCGCTTCTGCCTGTATGCCCAACAGATCGCGCCGCTCAAGCCGCAACCCGGTCAGGCCGGGCACATCGAGATCCTCCTGCGTCTGCACGATGAGTCGGGACGGATGATTTTGCCGGACAGCTTTATTCCGGCGGCAGAGCGCTATGGTTTGATGACCCAGTTAGATCGCTGGGTAGTTCAAAACGTGTTTAAGGTAATTGCTCAGTGTATTGAGCAGGAACATGAACTTCCGTTAGCGATGTGTGCGATTAATCTGTCAGGCATTACTATCGGAGATGACGCGTTTTTGCACTTCCTGCGCGAACAGTTTGTTAACTACGCTATACCGCCTGAAATGATTTGTTTTGAAATTACTGAAACCAGTGCAATCGCCAATCTTGGCAGCGCAATTCGTTTTATCAATGAACTCAAAGGCTTAGGTTGTCACTTTTCCCTGGATGACTTTTGTGCCGGAATGTCTTCATTCGCTTACTTGAAACATTTGCCTGTAGACTTCCTGAAGATCGACGGGAGTTTCGTAAAGGACATGCTGGACGACCCGATTAATCGGGCAATGGTCGAGGTGATCAATCACATCGGCCATGTTATGGGTAAGCAGACAATTGCCGAGTTTGTTGAAACTAACCAGATCGAACAGGCATTGCTTGAAATAGGTGTGGATTACGCTCAGGGTTATGTCATAGAGCGTCCGCAGTTGTTTACCTGTGACAGTTTGCAAAGTCGCCCTGCCAGACCGCAGCCGTTGTTGTTCAAAGCGCCTGGCACGTTCCGTTGA